In Carassius carassius chromosome 46, fCarCar2.1, whole genome shotgun sequence, the following proteins share a genomic window:
- the LOC132129433 gene encoding troponin C, skeletal muscle-like, whose product MTDAQQEARSYLSEEMLAEFKAAFDMFDTDGGGDISTKELGTVMRMLGQNPTREELEEIIEEVDEDGSGSIDFEEFLVMMVRLLKEDQAGKSEEELAECFRVLDKNGDGYIDRDEFAEIIRSTGESISEEEIDELLKDGDKNNDGMLDFDEFLKMMENVQ is encoded by the exons ATG ACTGACGCGCAACAGGAGGCCCGCTCATACCTGAGCGAGGAGATGCTTGCCG AGTTCAAGGCTGCTTTCGACATGTTCGACACTGATGGTGGCGGTGATATCAGCACTAAGGAGCTGGGTACCGTCATGAGGATGCTGGGTCAGAATCCAACCAGAGAGGAACTGGAAGAAATCATCGAGGAGGTCGATGAAGACG GCAGCGGATCCATCGACTTTGAGGAGTTCTTGGTCATGATGGTAAGACTCCTCAAGGAGGACCAGGCTGGCAAGAGCGAGGAAGAGTTGGCCGAATGCTTCCGCGTGTTGGACAA GAATGGTGATGGCTACATCGACAGAGATGAGTTTGCTGAGATCATCCGCAGCACTGGCGAATCCATCTCAGAGGAGGAGATTGATGAGCTGCTTAAAGATGGAGACAAAAACAATGATGGCATGCTGGACTTTGATG AATTCCTGAAGATGATGGAGAACGTGCAGTAA